From the genome of Pelobacter propionicus DSM 2379, one region includes:
- a CDS encoding ATP-binding cassette domain-containing protein: MNGDRITTLLRMDGDELLRSEPNLRDFFASLGLCLPREGESATDYFASLESGLLEDLGIERSELGERFAAFVRLMDGLKSARLNQGVESVTIRGGHDKDGNQEALELTVRPGEVISIVGPTGSGKSRLLADIEWMAQGDSPTGRIILINGQAPEAGKRFSIDHKLVAQLSQNMNFVMDMTVEEFVAMHAESRMVEDVAGVTATIIGLANDLAGEKFSPATPVTSLSGGQSRALMIADTSCLSSSPIVLIDEIENAGIDRKRAVRTLVDKRKIVLMATHDPVLALMGDRRLVIKNGGISRILETSAVERANLSRFEEMDNCLQAVRNALRRGERIEGV; the protein is encoded by the coding sequence ATGAACGGCGACCGCATCACCACCCTGTTGCGGATGGACGGTGACGAACTGCTGCGCAGCGAGCCGAACCTGCGGGACTTTTTCGCCAGCCTGGGGCTCTGCCTCCCGCGTGAAGGGGAGAGCGCGACCGACTACTTTGCCTCCCTCGAATCCGGGCTGCTGGAGGATCTGGGCATCGAGCGCAGCGAGCTCGGCGAGCGCTTCGCCGCCTTTGTCCGGCTCATGGATGGTCTGAAGAGCGCCCGCCTCAATCAGGGGGTGGAGTCGGTCACCATCCGGGGGGGGCACGACAAGGACGGCAACCAGGAGGCGCTGGAACTGACCGTCAGGCCGGGAGAGGTGATCAGCATCGTCGGTCCCACCGGCTCGGGAAAAAGCCGACTTTTGGCCGACATCGAGTGGATGGCCCAGGGGGACAGTCCCACCGGCCGGATCATCCTGATTAACGGTCAGGCGCCGGAGGCCGGCAAGCGTTTCTCCATCGATCACAAGCTGGTGGCCCAGCTCTCCCAGAACATGAACTTCGTCATGGACATGACCGTGGAGGAGTTCGTCGCCATGCACGCCGAGAGCCGCATGGTGGAAGATGTGGCAGGGGTTACCGCCACCATCATCGGACTGGCCAACGACCTGGCGGGCGAGAAGTTCTCCCCCGCCACGCCGGTAACCTCCCTCTCCGGTGGCCAGTCCCGGGCCCTGATGATCGCCGACACCTCCTGTCTGAGCAGCTCCCCCATCGTGCTGATCGACGAGATCGAGAATGCCGGCATCGACCGCAAGCGGGCGGTGCGCACCCTGGTGGACAAGCGCAAGATCGTGCTCATGGCCACCCACGACCCGGTCCTGGCCCTGATGGGGGACCGTCGTCTGGTGATCAAAAACGGCGGCATCTCCCGCATACTGGAGACCAGTGCTGTTGAGCGGGCCAACCTCTCCCGCTTCGAGGAGATGGACAACTGCCTCCAGGCGGTGCGCAACGCCCTGCGCAGGGGAGAGCGGATCGAGGGGGTATGA
- a CDS encoding TIGR03960 family B12-binding radical SAM protein, with protein sequence MNLLAVEKPARYMGDEMGSIRKNSADLRVALAFPDVYEVGMSHLGLRILYRVLNEMDGVAAERVFAPWPDMERQMEEEGCALATLESATPLAECGIVAFTLQYELSYTNILNMMRLSGIPLLAAERDDSFPLLLAGGPCAYNPEPLAPFFDAVLLGDGEEAISEIASATLASRRAGEKRADLLERLAAIQGVYIPSFFEARYNDDGTIAEITRLRGDKSSIRRRFLADLDAAPYPTEPVVPFMKTVHDRVAVEIARGCTRGCRFCQAGYIYRPLRERSPETIIELVKKTLAATGYDEVSLLSLSSGDYSCVSPLITHLMKRYAQERIALSLPSLRVGTLTDDLISEIKKVRKTGFTLAPEAGSERLRRVINKGISEQDLLETAFNVYQAGWRSIKLYFMIGLPGETSEDVEQISILARRVKDQAKQAATSGEVNVSVSSFVPKAHTPFQWEPQISMENIRELQYQLHLDLKKRKLNFKWQDAALSFMEGVFARGDRRLAPVLMRAVELGCRFDGWGDHFSLERWLRAFQECGIRPEWYLRRRELDEILPWQHLDCGVTREFLLRERELALAEGSTPDCRTGRCSACGVCDFKGVKPRLFRDASIPSLEERAPENSGGDATARLRIRFAKQGAMRFLSHLELLTVFTRAVSRGNVPILFSQGFHPHPRFSFATATSVGVESLAEYMDMFVSPGTTAEEIMQRLNQALPRGLRVLEAQLIEPKSPSLSTLIEGTRYRITLGENWSGKLDELCDAFLGRDSFVIQRKKKGNVQSIDLRQELIELTPCGSALELTARRGKALEFAHAITGDNSLGGDDMRVEKLEVIFSA encoded by the coding sequence ATGAATCTTCTCGCCGTAGAAAAACCGGCCCGCTACATGGGCGACGAAATGGGCTCCATCCGCAAGAACTCGGCTGACCTGCGCGTTGCCCTCGCCTTCCCCGATGTCTACGAGGTGGGCATGAGCCACCTGGGGCTGCGCATCCTCTACCGCGTGCTCAACGAAATGGATGGGGTTGCAGCCGAACGGGTATTCGCCCCCTGGCCGGACATGGAACGCCAGATGGAGGAGGAGGGGTGCGCCCTGGCCACCCTGGAAAGCGCCACCCCCCTGGCGGAATGCGGCATTGTCGCCTTCACCCTGCAGTACGAGCTTTCCTACACCAACATACTCAATATGATGCGCCTGTCGGGTATCCCGCTGCTGGCGGCCGAGCGCGATGACTCCTTCCCGCTGCTGCTGGCGGGAGGCCCCTGCGCCTACAACCCGGAGCCGCTGGCCCCCTTCTTCGACGCCGTCCTGCTGGGCGACGGCGAGGAGGCGATCTCTGAGATCGCCAGCGCGACGTTGGCATCTCGACGGGCCGGCGAAAAGCGGGCCGACCTGCTGGAACGACTGGCCGCGATCCAAGGGGTCTACATCCCCTCCTTCTTCGAGGCGCGCTACAATGACGACGGAACCATCGCCGAAATAACCAGACTGCGGGGAGACAAGTCCAGCATCCGCCGCCGCTTCCTGGCCGACCTGGACGCTGCGCCCTACCCCACGGAGCCGGTCGTACCCTTCATGAAGACAGTGCACGACCGGGTGGCGGTGGAAATCGCCCGCGGCTGCACCCGCGGCTGCCGCTTCTGCCAGGCCGGATACATCTACCGCCCCCTACGGGAGCGGTCGCCAGAAACCATCATTGAGCTGGTGAAGAAGACCCTGGCCGCCACCGGCTACGACGAGGTCTCGCTGCTCTCCCTCTCCAGCGGCGACTACTCCTGCGTCTCGCCGCTGATCACCCATCTGATGAAACGCTATGCCCAAGAGCGCATCGCCCTGTCGCTCCCCTCACTGCGGGTCGGCACCCTGACCGACGACCTGATCAGCGAGATCAAGAAGGTGCGCAAGACCGGCTTTACCCTGGCTCCCGAGGCGGGGAGCGAACGCCTGCGCAGGGTTATCAACAAGGGGATCAGCGAGCAGGATCTGCTGGAGACCGCCTTCAACGTCTACCAGGCAGGGTGGCGCTCCATCAAGCTCTATTTCATGATCGGCCTGCCCGGAGAGACCAGCGAAGATGTGGAGCAGATATCCATCCTGGCCCGTCGGGTCAAGGATCAGGCCAAACAGGCAGCCACCTCCGGCGAGGTGAACGTATCGGTCAGCAGCTTTGTTCCCAAGGCCCACACCCCTTTCCAGTGGGAGCCGCAGATCTCCATGGAGAACATCAGGGAGCTGCAGTACCAGCTGCACCTGGATCTCAAGAAGCGCAAACTGAACTTCAAGTGGCAAGACGCGGCGCTCTCCTTCATGGAGGGGGTCTTTGCCCGCGGAGACCGCCGCCTGGCGCCGGTGCTGATGCGCGCCGTGGAACTGGGCTGCCGCTTCGACGGCTGGGGTGATCACTTCTCCCTGGAGCGCTGGTTGCGGGCCTTCCAGGAGTGCGGCATCCGGCCCGAGTGGTACCTGCGTCGCCGGGAACTGGACGAGATTCTCCCCTGGCAGCACCTGGACTGCGGTGTGACGCGGGAATTTCTGCTCAGGGAACGGGAACTGGCCCTGGCCGAGGGATCGACACCGGACTGCCGTACAGGCAGATGCAGTGCCTGCGGGGTCTGCGATTTCAAAGGCGTGAAGCCCCGGCTCTTCCGGGACGCCTCCATCCCCTCCCTGGAAGAGCGGGCTCCGGAGAACAGCGGGGGCGATGCAACGGCCCGGCTCCGCATCCGTTTCGCCAAACAGGGGGCCATGCGCTTCTTGAGCCACCTGGAGCTGCTGACCGTCTTCACCCGCGCCGTCAGCCGGGGCAACGTGCCGATCCTCTTCTCCCAAGGCTTTCACCCCCATCCACGCTTCTCCTTTGCCACGGCAACCTCCGTTGGCGTTGAGTCCCTGGCCGAGTACATGGACATGTTCGTCTCCCCCGGGACCACGGCGGAGGAGATCATGCAACGCCTGAACCAGGCCCTCCCCCGGGGGCTGCGCGTCCTTGAGGCGCAACTGATCGAGCCCAAGTCCCCTTCGCTCTCCACCCTGATCGAGGGCACACGCTACCGCATCACCCTGGGAGAGAACTGGTCCGGCAAGCTGGACGAACTGTGCGACGCCTTCCTCGGACGCGACAGCTTCGTCATTCAGCGTAAAAAGAAGGGGAATGTACAGAGCATCGACCTGCGCCAGGAACTGATCGAGCTCACCCCATGCGGATCCGCCCTGGAGCTGACCGCGCGCAGGGGCAAGGCGCTGGAGTTCGCCCACGCCATTACCGGCGACAACTCACTGGGTGGTGACGACATGCGCGTCGAGAAGCTGGAGGTCATCTTCTCCGCCTGA
- a CDS encoding DUF1848 domain-containing protein — MAIISASRRSDIPAFFAHWFMERVRQGFFHRVNPFNAHQVKAISLRPEDVDAIVFWTKNPKPLFPFLAELDDRGLNYYVQFTLNPYERSFEPNLPSLSERIHTFRTLSEMIGPRRLVWRYDPLILSSRTPLEYHREMFDRMATELRGASLRVMFSFLDFYGKARGRLRGIQREQGVVIQDVRGEGFAAERWRLLADMRASAEDNGMELCSCAEAEELERIGIRHGHCIDGGLVRELFGNRGNFSKDKYQRKECGCVESVDMGAYNSCPFQCVYCYANASPKAVAANLKKHNPTGSALIGDYPLERSAVRPVKETESGQHPLF, encoded by the coding sequence ATGGCCATCATCTCCGCCAGCAGACGCAGCGACATACCGGCCTTCTTTGCCCACTGGTTTATGGAACGGGTGCGCCAGGGCTTCTTCCACCGGGTCAATCCCTTTAACGCCCATCAGGTCAAGGCGATAAGTCTCAGGCCGGAGGACGTGGACGCCATCGTGTTCTGGACCAAAAATCCCAAGCCGCTCTTCCCCTTTTTAGCTGAACTGGATGACCGGGGACTCAACTACTATGTCCAGTTCACCCTCAATCCCTATGAACGGTCCTTCGAGCCCAACCTTCCCTCTCTGTCCGAGCGGATCCATACCTTCCGCACCCTGAGCGAGATGATCGGTCCCCGGCGGCTGGTCTGGCGCTACGACCCGCTGATCCTCAGCAGCCGCACACCCCTGGAGTACCACAGGGAAATGTTCGACCGTATGGCCACGGAGTTGCGTGGCGCAAGCCTACGGGTCATGTTCAGCTTCCTGGACTTCTACGGCAAGGCCAGGGGCCGCCTCAGGGGCATCCAACGGGAGCAGGGGGTCGTAATCCAAGACGTCAGGGGGGAGGGGTTCGCGGCGGAGCGCTGGAGGTTGCTGGCGGATATGCGCGCAAGCGCGGAAGACAACGGCATGGAGCTCTGCTCCTGCGCGGAGGCGGAGGAGCTGGAGCGGATCGGTATCCGGCATGGCCACTGCATCGACGGAGGTCTGGTGCGGGAACTGTTCGGCAACCGGGGAAACTTTTCCAAGGACAAGTATCAGCGCAAGGAGTGCGGCTGCGTGGAGTCGGTGGACATGGGGGCCTACAACAGCTGCCCCTTTCAGTGCGTCTACTGCTATGCCAATGCCAGCCCGAAGGCGGTCGCCGCCAACCTGAAGAAGCACAATCCAACAGGATCGGCCCTGATCGGAGACTATCCGTTGGAGCGGTCAGCCGTCAGGCCCGTGAAGGAGACGGAGAGCGGCCAGCATCCCCTGTTCTGA
- the rpmA gene encoding 50S ribosomal protein L27 yields the protein MAHKKAGGSSRNGRDSKGQRLGCKKFGGETVKAGNIIYRQRGTQIHPGNNVGCGKDYTLFALIEGIVTFERMGRDRKKVSVYPN from the coding sequence ATGGCACATAAAAAAGCGGGCGGAAGTTCACGTAACGGCAGGGACTCGAAAGGCCAGCGTCTCGGCTGCAAGAAATTCGGCGGCGAAACCGTCAAGGCAGGCAACATCATCTATCGTCAGCGTGGAACCCAGATCCACCCCGGCAACAACGTGGGTTGCGGCAAGGACTACACCCTGTTCGCGCTGATCGAGGGCATCGTAACCTTCGAGCGCATGGGTCGCGACCGAAAGAAGGTTTCCGTTTACCCCAACTAG
- a CDS encoding GTP-binding protein: MRLVTVAGPPSSGKTAVTIKALSSLMREGARVGVVKFDSLSTQDQSLYEKQGIPVTTGISGNLCPDHFFVSNAEDCLTWGVESGFDLLVIESAGLCNRCAPHIQGVLAVCVIDNLSGVDTPRKIGPMLKMADLVVITKGDIVSQAEREVFAYRVRQVNGPATILQVNGLTGQGGHELGRLLMSAPETDQLEGRLLRFSMPAALCSYCLGQRKIGSDYQMGNVRKMCFQGELP, encoded by the coding sequence GCAAGACCGCTGTCACCATCAAGGCCCTGAGCTCGCTCATGCGGGAGGGGGCGAGGGTGGGGGTGGTCAAGTTCGACAGCCTCTCCACCCAGGATCAGTCCCTGTACGAGAAACAGGGGATCCCGGTCACCACCGGCATATCCGGCAACCTCTGCCCCGACCACTTCTTTGTCAGCAATGCCGAAGACTGCCTGACCTGGGGTGTGGAGAGCGGTTTCGACCTGCTGGTGATCGAGAGCGCCGGCCTGTGCAACCGCTGCGCCCCTCACATCCAGGGGGTGCTGGCGGTCTGCGTGATAGACAACCTGAGCGGCGTGGATACCCCCAGGAAGATCGGCCCCATGCTGAAGATGGCCGACCTGGTGGTGATCACCAAGGGGGACATCGTTTCCCAGGCCGAACGGGAGGTCTTCGCCTATCGGGTGCGCCAGGTGAATGGCCCGGCAACCATCCTGCAGGTCAACGGCCTGACCGGCCAGGGGGGGCACGAGCTGGGCAGGCTTTTGATGAGCGCTCCTGAGACGGATCAGTTGGAGGGGCGTTTGCTGCGCTTCAGCATGCCGGCTGCGCTCTGCTCCTACTGCCTGGGGCAGCGCAAGATCGGCAGCGACTACCAGATGGGTAACGTCAGGAAGATGTGCTTCCAGGGGGAACTGCCATGA
- the rplU gene encoding 50S ribosomal protein L21 yields the protein MYAVIKTGGKQYKVAEGEFLKVEKLVGEVGDSVEFGEVLMIGGEKIVVGAPHVAGATVTAKIAVQGKDKKILVFKSKRRKGTRKLRGHRQHKTVLKIEKISA from the coding sequence ATGTATGCAGTTATCAAGACCGGTGGCAAACAATATAAGGTAGCCGAGGGCGAATTCCTCAAGGTTGAGAAGCTTGTCGGCGAGGTTGGCGACAGCGTCGAATTCGGCGAAGTACTGATGATCGGCGGCGAGAAGATCGTGGTGGGTGCGCCCCATGTGGCAGGCGCCACGGTAACCGCCAAGATTGCAGTCCAGGGCAAGGACAAGAAGATTCTCGTGTTCAAGTCCAAGCGTCGCAAGGGCACTCGCAAACTGCGCGGCCACCGTCAGCACAAGACCGTGCTCAAGATCGAGAAAATCAGCGCATAA
- a CDS encoding Rne/Rng family ribonuclease, which translates to MATELVINATSHETRIALIENGTIAELHIERTREKGIIGNIYKGRVIRVLPGMQAAFVDIGLEKAAFLYVADVFDAIEEYESLLYNGKKEHEPNGDQLPASQPDFKPLHPIEELLQEGQELLVQISKEPIGTKGARITSHISLPGRHLVYMPTVDHVGISRRIEEENERERLREAVERLKQPGSGYIVRTVSEGKSEEDLLSDMQYLSTLWGEITKRKENAPAPSLIHSDLDVIQKVVRDIVTEQVDTIIVDSKPDYDRIVQFITTFMPKMKYSIELYDDEEPIFDHFGLEVEISRALGRKVWLKSGGYIIIEQTEALTAIDVNTGRFVGKHNLEDTILKTNLEAVKEIAYQLRLRNIGGIIIIDFIDMEKEVNRDKVFTALEDTLKSDKSKTNILKISELGLVEMTRKRVRESIGRMMCEPCTYCEGRGYIKSKTTVCHEIFRELRREMLDSRGTKAMVSVHPQVADLLYDEERRGLEELEKKFRKRITVRAKPGFHQEQFEIIIS; encoded by the coding sequence ATGGCAACAGAGCTGGTTATCAACGCCACGTCCCATGAAACCCGTATCGCGCTGATTGAGAACGGCACCATCGCCGAACTGCACATCGAGCGCACCCGGGAAAAGGGAATCATCGGCAATATCTACAAGGGCAGGGTCATCCGCGTCCTGCCCGGCATGCAGGCCGCCTTCGTGGACATCGGGCTTGAAAAGGCGGCCTTTTTGTACGTGGCCGACGTATTCGACGCCATCGAGGAGTACGAATCGCTGCTGTACAACGGCAAGAAGGAGCACGAGCCGAACGGCGACCAGCTGCCGGCCAGCCAGCCCGATTTCAAACCGCTGCACCCCATCGAGGAGCTGCTCCAGGAGGGACAGGAGCTCTTGGTACAGATCTCCAAGGAGCCCATCGGCACCAAGGGGGCCCGCATCACCTCCCACATCTCCCTGCCGGGGCGCCACCTGGTCTACATGCCCACCGTGGACCACGTGGGCATCTCGCGCCGCATCGAGGAAGAGAACGAGCGCGAACGCCTGCGCGAGGCGGTTGAGCGGCTCAAGCAGCCCGGCTCCGGCTACATCGTCAGGACCGTCTCCGAGGGAAAGAGTGAGGAGGATCTGCTGTCGGACATGCAGTACCTCTCCACCCTGTGGGGCGAGATCACCAAGCGCAAGGAGAACGCGCCGGCCCCCTCCCTGATCCACTCCGACCTGGACGTGATCCAGAAGGTGGTGCGCGACATCGTTACCGAGCAGGTGGACACGATCATCGTCGACTCCAAGCCGGACTATGACCGCATCGTCCAGTTCATCACCACCTTCATGCCCAAGATGAAGTACTCCATCGAGCTCTACGACGACGAGGAGCCGATCTTCGACCACTTCGGCCTGGAGGTGGAAATCAGCCGCGCCCTGGGACGCAAGGTATGGCTCAAGTCGGGCGGCTACATCATCATCGAGCAGACCGAGGCCCTGACCGCCATCGACGTCAACACCGGCCGTTTCGTGGGCAAGCACAACCTGGAGGACACGATCCTCAAGACAAACCTGGAGGCGGTCAAGGAGATAGCCTACCAGCTCAGGCTGCGCAACATCGGCGGCATCATCATCATCGACTTCATCGACATGGAAAAGGAGGTCAACCGGGACAAGGTATTCACCGCCCTGGAAGACACCCTGAAGAGCGACAAGTCCAAAACAAACATCCTCAAGATCTCCGAGCTGGGGCTGGTGGAGATGACCAGAAAAAGGGTGCGGGAGAGCATCGGCCGCATGATGTGCGAACCGTGCACCTACTGCGAGGGGCGCGGCTACATCAAGTCCAAGACAACCGTCTGCCACGAGATCTTCCGGGAACTGCGGCGCGAGATGCTGGACTCCCGCGGCACCAAGGCCATGGTGTCGGTGCACCCCCAGGTGGCTGACCTGCTCTACGACGAGGAGCGGCGGGGGCTGGAGGAACTGGAGAAGAAGTTCAGGAAGCGCATTACCGTGCGCGCCAAACCGGGCTTCCACCAGGAACAGTTCGAAATCATCATCAGCTGA